CCGACATGCCCGACCGCGACCGCTTCGTCCTGTCCAAGGGCCACGCCGCGCCGATCCTCTACGCCGCGCTGGCCGAGGCCGGCATCCTGCCGTGGGACGAACTCATGGACCTGCGGACGATCGGCAGCCGGCTGGAGGGCCATCCGAACATGCGCCGCGTCCCGATGGTCGAGGCCTCGACGGGCTCGCTCGGCCAAGGCCTTTCGATCGGCGTCGGCATGGCGCTGGCCGGGCGGCTGGCCGCCTCCGACCGCCGCACGGTCGTCCTCCTCGGCGACGGCGAGCTCGACGAGGGGCAGGTTTGGGAGGCGGCGATGGCCGGCGCCAAGTACGCGCTGGACAGCCTCGTCGCCATCGTCGATCGGAACGGCTACCAGCAGATGGGCGATGCGGACGCCGTCATGCCGACCGGGCCGCTCGCCGCCAAGTGGGAGGCCTTCGGCTGGCGGACGCTCGAGATCGACGGCCACGACTGGCCGGAGGTCCTCGGTTCGCTCCGCGCGGCGCGCGAGCGCAAGGGGCGGCCGACCGTCATCGTGGCCAGAACCCGGAAGGGTTTTGGTGTGTCGCAGATCCTCGCCGACCCGGGCAACAAGTTCCACGGCGTGCCGCTCAAGCCCGCCGAAGCCGAGATCGCGATCGCCGAGATCGACGCCGCGCCCTACCCGACGGAGGCGATATGAACCACGATGCCGCCATCGGCCTTCCGCTCGGCGAACCGACCCGCAATGCCTTCGGAGAAGCGCTGCGCGACCTCGGCGCGGCCTACCCGAATCTCGTCGTCGTCGACGGCGACGTCGGCAACTCGACCCGGACCGAGGTGTTCGCCCAGGCCTTTCCGGAGCGCTTCTTCCAGGTCGGGATCGCCGAGAGCAACATGGTCTCCGTTGCCGCCGGGCTCGCCGCGTGCGGTCACATCGCCGTCACGGCCAGCTTCGCCGCCTTCCTGACGTGCAACGCCTACGACCAGATCCGTATGGGTGTCGGGTTCACGGGCGCCAATGTGAAGCTCGTCGGCAGCCACGCCGGGATCTCGATCGGCGACGACGGGCCGAGCCAGATGGGGATCGAGGACATGGCGCTCATGAGCTCCATCCCCGGCATGACCGTCCTCTGCCCGGCCGATGCCGCCGCCGCACGCGCGCTCACCGCCCGGATGGTCGCCCACGTCGGCCCGGTCTACATGCGCACCGGGCGCCCGAAGGTCCCGACGATCTATCCGGCGGACGTCGACCTCAGGATCGGCCGCGCCGAAGTCGTCCGCGCCGGCTCGGACGCCACCGTCATCGCCTGCGGCTTGATGGTCTCCGCCGCGCTGGAGGCCGCGCACGCCCTCGCCGCCGAGGGTATCGACGTCCGCGTGCTGGACATGCACACGATCAAGCCGCTGGA
Above is a window of Candidatus Avedoeria danica DNA encoding:
- a CDS encoding transketolase family protein, whose amino-acid sequence is MNHDAAIGLPLGEPTRNAFGEALRDLGAAYPNLVVVDGDVGNSTRTEVFAQAFPERFFQVGIAESNMVSVAAGLAACGHIAVTASFAAFLTCNAYDQIRMGVGFTGANVKLVGSHAGISIGDDGPSQMGIEDMALMSSIPGMTVLCPADAAAARALTARMVAHVGPVYMRTGRPKVPTIYPADVDLRIGRAEVVRAGSDATVIACGLMVSAALEAAHALAAEGIDVRVLDMHTIKPLDEAAVEAAARETGAIVTAEEHLIEGGLGSAVARAVARRAPCPMGFVGVDNTYAESGKPADVLAKYGLTWQAIADEVRRVRQRAGVAESASGGA
- a CDS encoding transketolase, which translates into the protein MATPNHDHHSIADLEAVRRRLAVASIRMTTAAESGHPSTCLSCSHLVTALYFAGLMHYDPLRPDMPDRDRFVLSKGHAAPILYAALAEAGILPWDELMDLRTIGSRLEGHPNMRRVPMVEASTGSLGQGLSIGVGMALAGRLAASDRRTVVLLGDGELDEGQVWEAAMAGAKYALDSLVAIVDRNGYQQMGDADAVMPTGPLAAKWEAFGWRTLEIDGHDWPEVLGSLRAARERKGRPTVIVARTRKGFGVSQILADPGNKFHGVPLKPAEAEIAIAEIDAAPYPTEAI